In one window of Clupea harengus chromosome 4, Ch_v2.0.2, whole genome shotgun sequence DNA:
- the LOC116220364 gene encoding tumor necrosis factor receptor superfamily member 14-like has product MYQSRNSHSLTSPRTVIRYRFRGIPLTKRPKTVVCIRNLKGGVGVETLHAKWPLDGKETTYERHLYSAEVKIGEDKMWRSLSSLIITAVILPGSSAIRMGLSCGPAEYEVNQECCPTCAPGYSVRKDCTEYTSTSCAPCPPSTYTDAHSGLGSCMLCTVCDSKAGLRVKRACSSTSDLLCEPLEGHYCTDQIKDGCRGAVEHTKCSPGQYIKQPGSTSSDTVCDNCGNSTYSNGSSSSCIPHTQCQPGYEITKEGTLSSDTECEKNIFITHVIVLVVILISVAIAVFCWWRNRRKNCFSQGHDERTSSSDYAVRFRPIAD; this is encoded by the exons ATGTATCAAAGCCGCAACTCACATTCGCTGACATCACCCAGAACCGTCATCAGATACAG GTTCAGAGGCATTCCTCTAACCAAGCGGCCTAAAACGGTGGTCTGTATTCGGAATCTTAAAGGGGGTGTGGGAGTGGAAACGCTGCATGCCAAGTGGCCACTGGACGGCAAAGAG ACTACCTACGAGAGACATCTTTATTCTGCTGAGGTGAAGATTGGTGAGGACAAAATGTGGAGGTCACTGTCATCATTGATCATAACGGCTGTGATTCTTCCTGGTTCCTCTGCCATACGCATGGGTTTGTCCTGTGGTCCTGCTGAGTATGAAGTAAATCAGGAGTGTTGTCCTACATGTGCCCCTG GATATTCTGTGCGTAAAGACTGTACAGAATATACCAGTACATCATGTGCTCCGTGCCCCCCATCTACCTACACTGATGCTCACAGTGGACTGGGCTCATGCATGTTGTGTACAGTTTGTGACTCCA AGGCAGGTCTAAGAGTGAAGAGGGCGTGCAGCTCCACCTCAGACTTACTCTGTGAGCCTCTGGAAGGTCACTACTGTACTGACCAAatcaaagatggctgccgaggagCTGTGGAACACACAAAGTGCTCACCAGGGCAGTACATCAAACAACCAG GTTCAACATCTTCAGACACTGTGTGTGACAACTGTGGTAATAGCACATATTCAAATGGATCATCGTCATCCTGTATACCGCACACACA GTGTCAACCAGGATATGAAATTACAAAAGAAGGAACACTGTCATCTGATACTGAGTGTGAAAAAAACATATTCATAACTCATGTTATTGTCCTTGTGGTCATACTGATATCTGTTGCAATAGCAGTATTTTGCTGGTGGCGAAACCGCAGGAAAAACTGTTTCTCTCAAG gtCACGACGAGAGGACAAGTTCCAGTGATTATGCAGTCAGATTTAG GCCGATTGCCGATTAA